The following are encoded in a window of Megalobrama amblycephala isolate DHTTF-2021 linkage group LG19, ASM1881202v1, whole genome shotgun sequence genomic DNA:
- the ankrd34c gene encoding ankyrin repeat domain-containing protein 34C, translated as MADVLELRTDGNSLLKAVWLRRLRLTRLLLEGGAYINESNDRGETPLMVACMSKHSDQQSVSKAKLVKYLLDNKADPNIQDKAGRTALMHACSHRAGHEVVSLLLTNGADPSLEDRHGSSALVYAVNADDKETLKVLLDACKAKGKEVIIITTDKSPSGTKTTKQYLNVPPSPELDERTSPAPCASPSEIDLHALPSPSKEEEKDTVFNFQTKFKSTSNTAAKLPNGLTSPSKKPVNPKRARLPQLKRLQSEPWGLIAPSVLAAANEESKRANSDEDVVAGVNGLSLSRRGTLSRHNSVDGKDILFPMVGDQTAKISQTSSSKASYERSLAQHQPLARRSTVPTEQDGSGGNLGPASLRDTLHRRRLGNEHYDSDSQLYSDSSMLDSPKAPLERRKLNTSPLAMLTGSRESLDSNPSTSSPSTARCRAPGLLERRGSGTLLLDYISHTRPGHLPPLNVNPNPPIPDIGASSKPSSPLAAGIRPIAPVAPNSPKRGNLRTKKKLVRRHSMQVEQMKQLSNFEEPNHQS; from the coding sequence ATGGCTGACGTGCTGGAGCTCAGGACGGATGGGAACTCTCTGTTGAAAGCAGTATGGCTTCGCCGTTTGCGCCTTACAAGGCTTCTCCTGGAAGGTGGAGCCTACATCAATGAAAGCAATGATCGTGGAGAGACGCCGCTCATGGTTGCCTGCATGTCCAAACACTCTGACCAGCAGAGTGTCAGCAAGGCTAAGCTTGTCAAGTACCTTCTGGACAACAAAGCTGACCCTAATATCCAAGACAAAGCTGGAAGGACAGCcctcatgcatgcatgcagccaCAGGGCGGGACATGAGGTGGTCTCACTTCTACTGACAAACGGGGCTGATCCAAGTCTGGAGGACCGTCATGGATCTTCTGCTTTAGTCTATGCCGTCAACGCAGATGATAAAGAAACCTTAAAAGTTCTCCTTGATGCCTGCAAAGCCAAAGGCAAGGAGGTCATCATCATTACCACCGATAAATCGCCGTCTGGAACCAAAACTACCAAGCAGTACCTGAATGTTCCTCCGTCTCCTGAGTTGGATGAGAGGACATCTCCTGCACCATGTGCCTCACCGTCTGAGATAGATCTTCATGCGTTGCCATCTCCCAGCAAAGAGGAGGAGAAGGACACCGTATTCAATTTTCAAACAAAGTTTAAGTCAACCTCAAACACAGCAGCCAAACTTCCCAATGGACTTACTTCCCCCAGTAAGAAGCCAGTGAACCCCAAGCGGGCTCGTCTACCCCAGCTGAAGCGACTACAGTCAGAGCCTTGGGGTCTGATTGCCCCATCTGTGTTGGCAGCAGCAAATGAAGAGAGCAAGAGAGCCAACTCAGATGAAGATGTTGTTGCAGGTGTCAACGGTCTGAGCCTGTCTAGAAGAGGCACTCTGTCCCGACATAACAGCGTGGATGGAAAGGACATCTTGTTTCCAATGGTGGGTGATCAGACCGCAAAAATCTCCCAAACATCATCTTCCAAGGCCTCCTACGAGAGATCGCTAGCACAGCACCAACCCCTGGCACGGCGTAGCACTGTCCCCACAGAGCAGGATGGCTCTGGAGGAAACTTGGGGCCAGCTAGCCTTAGAGACACACTGCACCGGAGGCGATTGGGGAATGAACACTACGACTCAGACTCCCAGCTGTACTCAGATTCCAGCATGCTAGACTCTCCTAAGGCACCCCTGGAGAGAAGGAAGCTCAATACATCCCCTCTTGCTATGCTTACAGGCTCGCGAGAGTCCTTGGACAGCAATCCCAGTACCTCCTCCCCTAGCACAGCCAGATGCAGAGCACCTGGCCTACTGGAGCGGCGCGGCTCTGGAACGCTATTGCTGGACTATATATCCCACACCCGCCCAGGTCACCTGCCCCCACTAAACGTCAACCCCAACCCTCCGATTCCAGATATAGGGGCAAGCAGCAAGCCCTCATCCCCACTTGCAGCAGGTATCAGACCAATAGCTCCCGTAGCACCCAACTCACCAAAGAGAGGCAACCTCAGGACGAAAAAGAAGCTTGTGAGAAGGCACTCTATGCAAGTGGAACAGATGAAGCAGCTTTCAAACTTCGAAGAGCCCAACCATCAATCTTAA